In one Poecilia reticulata strain Guanapo linkage group LG8, Guppy_female_1.0+MT, whole genome shotgun sequence genomic region, the following are encoded:
- the hspb9 gene encoding heat shock protein beta-9, which yields MMSQYMALSNLLTEEDPLLSQEGILWPLRHEALSSLQQNFFSRRAGLAESLLRELHAGPQLLKLAQFPVISSTLKRLSEDREQQTEAVSTELHRDAQQTSDNGDLLVTLDARGYAPGDITVKLEGRSLAVVAMKQAGAEESQSCSSSSSSASFSSSASSHVGFMQRIDLPAHLDLSGLSCSLMDDGQLRIHAPVARQPISEEQQVPIRYRTSLEFPIKNDDTEQEHKN from the exons ATGATGTCCCAGTACATGGCTTTGAGCAACCTCCTGACTGAGGAGGATCCCCTCCTCAGTCAGGAGGGAATCCTCTGGCCGTTGCGTCATGAAGCTCTGTCCTCCCTGCAGCAGAACTTCTTCAGTCGGAGAGCCGGCCTGGCTGAGAGCCTCCTCAGGGAGCTCCATGCTGGACCACAGCTGCTCAAACTGGCCCAGTTTCCTGTCATTTCCTCCACACTGAAAAG ACTGAGTGAAGACAGAGAGCAGCAGACAGAGGCAgtcagcacagagctgcaccgaGACGCACAGCAGACCAGCGACAATGGTGACCTTCTGGTGACCCTAGACGCCCGGGGTTATGCTCCCGGGGACATCACCGTCAAACTGGAAGGCCGAAGTCTGGCAGTAGTGGCCATGAAGCAGGCCGGAGCAGAGGAGAGCCagtcctgctcctcctcttcctcctcggcctccttctcctcctcggCTTCATCCCACGTGGGATTCATGCAGAGAATAGATCTACCCGCTCACCTGGACCTGTCAGGTCTCTCCTGCTCTCTAATGGACGATGGGCAGCTTCGGATCCACGCCCCTGTGGCCCGGCAGCCAATCAGCGAGGAGCAGCAGGTGCCCATCCGCTACAGGACGTCGCTGGAATTTCCCATTAAAAATGACGACACAGAGCAGgaacataaaaactga